One Mucilaginibacter ginkgonis genomic region harbors:
- a CDS encoding TspO/MBR family protein: MPNTSSKFQPIPYAVSLAMTLAIGGVASLFTRPEIEGWYSRINKPSFTPPSWAFPIAWTILYIMIATAAYLVWKKREPSIAYKNIRSIYFTQLFFNFIWSIVFFGMHQILGGLVIIIVLWLLIIFNIFAFARLSKPAAWLLVPYLLWVSFATALNFSIYLLNN; the protein is encoded by the coding sequence ATGCCGAACACTTCTTCAAAATTCCAGCCGATTCCCTACGCCGTTAGCTTGGCAATGACTTTAGCCATTGGCGGAGTTGCTTCCCTCTTTACCCGGCCGGAAATTGAAGGTTGGTACAGCCGGATCAACAAGCCATCGTTCACACCGCCGTCATGGGCATTCCCCATTGCCTGGACCATTCTTTATATTATGATCGCCACGGCGGCCTACCTGGTCTGGAAAAAACGTGAGCCAAGCATAGCTTACAAAAACATCCGGTCGATATATTTCACACAGTTGTTTTTCAATTTTATCTGGTCTATCGTATTCTTTGGTATGCACCAGATATTAGGCGGATTGGTGATAATCATTGTCTTATGGCTACTCATCATTTTTAATATTTTTGCCTTTGCCAGGCTAAGTAAACCCGCAGCATGGTTGTTGGTGCCTTACCTTTTATGGGTAAGCTTTGCGACTGCCTTAAACTTTAGCATCTACCTGCTAAACAACTAA
- a CDS encoding molybdopterin molybdotransferase MoeA yields the protein MIDVAESLTLVLAEAKNFGVEEVPLLIAAGRVLAEDIIADRDYPPFDRVTMDGIAIASSVFIDGIREFKMEAIQAAGQPQVTLTNKKNCIEVMTGAMLPIGTDAVIPYELCDIRSGSAIVNTDMVAAYQNVHRRGVDSKQGEVLIAKDARITPAVIGLLASSGYNKVKVYHLPKIAVCATGDELVPVKAMPLPHQIRQSNSYMLTTALQKDCITASQYHLPDNALLLKEQLTTITAYYDVVLLSGAVSKGKFDYLPRVLNEMGFSEKFHGIAQRPGKPFLFGKMPNGALIFGFPGNPVSTYVCYQLYFRGWLNACLKQQSRPASAFLSKPFTFKPDLTLHLLVNAATERGKVIAHPVETSTSGDLVSLAAANAILTLAKGRDEFGTDEAFSLHWL from the coding sequence ATGATCGATGTTGCCGAATCACTAACGCTCGTTTTAGCAGAAGCCAAAAACTTTGGCGTGGAAGAAGTACCGCTTCTTATCGCTGCCGGCCGTGTGCTTGCTGAAGATATTATTGCCGACCGCGACTATCCACCCTTTGATCGTGTCACTATGGATGGCATTGCCATAGCTTCATCAGTATTTATCGACGGCATTCGTGAGTTCAAAATGGAAGCGATCCAGGCAGCCGGGCAACCTCAGGTAACACTTACGAACAAAAAGAACTGTATTGAAGTGATGACCGGCGCTATGCTGCCAATAGGAACAGATGCTGTAATTCCGTACGAGCTTTGCGACATCAGAAGCGGGTCGGCTATTGTAAATACGGATATGGTCGCAGCTTATCAGAATGTGCATCGCCGGGGTGTAGACTCTAAGCAAGGCGAAGTTTTAATCGCGAAAGATGCGAGAATTACACCGGCGGTAATTGGCCTGTTAGCATCTTCGGGATATAATAAGGTTAAGGTCTACCATCTACCGAAAATAGCCGTTTGCGCCACAGGTGACGAACTGGTACCTGTAAAAGCCATGCCCCTTCCGCATCAGATCAGGCAGTCTAACAGTTATATGCTGACTACAGCTTTGCAGAAAGATTGCATAACTGCTTCACAATATCATTTACCCGACAATGCATTGCTGTTAAAGGAACAGCTAACTACTATTACCGCATATTATGATGTTGTATTATTATCTGGTGCAGTATCGAAGGGCAAATTCGATTATCTGCCCCGTGTCTTGAATGAGATGGGCTTTAGTGAAAAGTTCCATGGCATTGCACAGCGACCGGGCAAACCTTTCTTATTCGGTAAAATGCCAAACGGCGCTTTAATATTCGGTTTCCCGGGTAACCCGGTATCAACATATGTTTGTTACCAGTTATATTTCAGAGGTTGGCTAAATGCCTGCTTAAAGCAGCAGTCGAGACCTGCATCTGCATTTTTGAGCAAGCCTTTTACCTTCAAGCCCGATCTTACACTACACTTATTGGTGAACGCTGCCACAGAACGTGGTAAAGTAATTGCCCACCCTGTTGAAACCTCGACCTCTGGTGATCTAGTTTCGCTTGCTGCCGCCAACGCGATACTGACTTTGGCAAAAGGACGCGACGAGTTCGGTACGGATGAAGCATTTTCCCTTCATTGGTTGTAA
- a CDS encoding HesA/MoeB/ThiF family protein — protein sequence MIKDRYDRQVKLAGFGKDAQQKLAVAKVLVVGAGGLGVPVLQYLTGMGVGTIGIIDGDIIKADNLHRQVLYSEEDIGLLKAEVAMEKLFKLNSKVKFKSHLHFLNTKDALSTISEYNFVIDASDNFGTRYLINDACVILNKPFVYGAVQQFEGHVSVFNYQGGPTYRCVYPHPPAENEIPNCDTAGVLGIAPGIIGCQQALQAVKVITGIGDNLSGYLQVFDLLRDEQYKIKLKVNAQNKFIKTLQPTYDTPHCESSSTIDVHELYKMHEGGTPFELIDVREPKEFTAEHLSFSRNVPLVNVKAYFSNRQIDVPLILICEIGGRSARAAEIIKQIHPGSQVQNVEGGLESWFDEFDEQFIVYPETSVSK from the coding sequence ATGATTAAAGACAGATATGACAGGCAGGTAAAACTTGCAGGATTTGGTAAGGATGCACAGCAGAAATTAGCGGTGGCGAAAGTGCTGGTTGTTGGCGCAGGCGGATTGGGCGTTCCCGTTTTGCAATACCTTACCGGGATGGGCGTAGGCACCATCGGAATCATAGACGGCGACATAATAAAAGCTGACAATCTGCACAGGCAGGTTTTATACAGTGAAGAAGACATTGGACTTTTGAAGGCAGAGGTTGCAATGGAAAAACTTTTTAAGCTGAATTCGAAAGTTAAATTTAAATCTCATCTGCATTTTCTAAATACGAAAGATGCGCTCTCAACAATAAGCGAGTATAATTTCGTGATCGATGCCAGCGACAATTTTGGCACCCGGTACCTGATTAATGACGCCTGTGTGATCCTGAACAAACCTTTTGTGTACGGTGCTGTGCAGCAATTTGAAGGGCATGTAAGCGTATTTAATTACCAGGGCGGGCCTACTTATCGGTGTGTGTATCCCCACCCTCCCGCAGAAAATGAAATACCTAATTGTGATACGGCCGGAGTTTTGGGCATAGCGCCCGGCATTATTGGCTGTCAGCAAGCGTTGCAGGCCGTAAAAGTTATAACCGGTATTGGCGATAATTTAAGCGGCTATTTACAGGTCTTTGATCTGCTGCGCGACGAGCAGTACAAGATCAAACTGAAAGTAAATGCGCAAAACAAATTTATCAAAACGCTACAACCAACTTATGATACGCCGCATTGCGAATCAAGTTCTACCATTGATGTGCATGAATTATATAAAATGCATGAAGGTGGTACACCCTTCGAACTGATTGACGTACGCGAACCCAAAGAGTTTACCGCAGAGCATTTGAGTTTTTCGCGAAATGTCCCATTGGTCAATGTCAAAGCGTATTTCAGCAATAGGCAAATCGATGTTCCATTGATTTTGATATGCGAAATTGGCGGCCGAAGCGCAAGAGCGGCAGAAATCATCAAACAAATACATCCCGGAAGCCAGGTACAAAATGTTGAGGGTGGTCTCGAGTCGTGGTTCGATGAATTTGATGAGCAGTTTATTGTATATCCGGAAACATCAGTGTCCAAATGA
- the moaA gene encoding GTP 3',8-cyclase MoaA, protein MNQSLLVDQYGRRLNYLRLSVTDRCNFRCYYCMPEEGINFAKRADLLSFDEMFRLAQVFCGLGVDKIRITGGEPFVRDGIIPFLYRLRTIENLKDITVTTNGTLTARHQSVLKELGITKLNISLDSLDATRFHQITRRDSFNGVFGAIMTMLEDGFDIKLNSVVAERKNVEDILPFVELTRNHNLAVRFLEEMPFNGSEHFAHDGWDHVKILEHIKMHYPELDGVESGPSSTSVNYKVPGYVGSFGIIPSFSRTFCGTCNRIRLSATGELRTCLYGAPNANLRDVLRNGASKEELENLLLGAVAKRAKDGFAAEKMIPHSFNTSMSVLGG, encoded by the coding sequence ATGAACCAAAGTTTATTAGTTGACCAATATGGCCGCAGGCTCAATTATCTGCGCCTTTCTGTTACAGACCGCTGTAACTTTAGGTGCTACTATTGCATGCCCGAAGAAGGTATAAACTTTGCCAAACGCGCTGACCTGTTATCATTTGATGAGATGTTTCGCCTGGCGCAGGTATTCTGTGGGTTGGGTGTAGACAAGATACGCATCACCGGCGGCGAACCTTTTGTAAGAGATGGCATTATTCCGTTTTTGTATCGCCTTCGAACCATCGAAAACCTAAAAGACATTACTGTAACCACAAATGGCACCTTGACTGCAAGGCACCAATCGGTATTAAAAGAGTTGGGCATCACGAAATTGAACATCAGCCTGGATTCGCTGGATGCCACCCGGTTTCACCAGATCACACGCCGCGATAGTTTTAATGGAGTATTTGGCGCGATCATGACGATGTTAGAGGATGGTTTCGACATCAAGTTAAATAGCGTGGTAGCAGAGCGCAAGAATGTAGAAGATATTCTTCCATTTGTTGAATTAACCAGGAACCACAATCTTGCCGTCCGCTTCTTGGAAGAAATGCCTTTTAACGGCAGCGAACACTTTGCCCATGACGGCTGGGACCATGTAAAGATTTTGGAACATATTAAAATGCATTATCCTGAGTTAGATGGTGTTGAAAGCGGGCCATCATCTACATCTGTTAATTACAAAGTCCCTGGTTATGTCGGGTCATTTGGTATTATCCCCTCATTTAGCCGCACGTTTTGCGGCACCTGTAACCGCATACGCTTATCTGCCACGGGTGAACTACGTACTTGTTTATACGGCGCACCGAACGCCAATCTGCGCGACGTGTTGCGGAATGGCGCAAGCAAAGAAGAGTTAGAAAACCTGCTGTTGGGTGCTGTGGCAAAGCGCGCAAAAGACGGCTTCGCTGCAGAAAAAATGATACCGCATTCCTTTAATACGTCCATGTCTGTTTTAGGTGGCTGA
- a CDS encoding molybdenum cofactor biosynthesis protein MoaE, with the protein MLIKIIDHIDIQEAYKYLNNDGAGAVNVFLGTVRDNSKGKKVRQLAFEAYEPMALKEMQKVAEAAAERWPLLAIAIIHVTGTKKPGEAVVLTGVSSAHRDASFEACRFLIDELKRTVPIWKKEFYEDESVWVNAHP; encoded by the coding sequence ATGCTTATCAAGATCATTGACCATATTGATATACAAGAGGCGTACAAATACCTCAATAACGATGGTGCCGGCGCGGTAAACGTATTTTTAGGTACCGTCCGGGATAATAGCAAAGGCAAAAAAGTGAGGCAATTGGCGTTTGAAGCTTATGAGCCTATGGCGCTTAAAGAGATGCAAAAAGTGGCTGAGGCAGCAGCAGAACGATGGCCTCTGCTGGCAATAGCGATAATTCACGTAACCGGCACTAAAAAACCGGGCGAAGCTGTTGTGTTAACAGGTGTATCATCAGCCCACCGTGACGCATCGTTTGAGGCATGCAGGTTTTTAATTGACGAATTAAAACGCACTGTGCCGATTTGGAAAAAAGAGTTTTACGAAGATGAAAGTGTTTGGGTAAATGCCCATCCGTAA
- the moaD gene encoding molybdopterin converting factor subunit 1 produces the protein MQILLFGITKDIVGQSQLTLPEGETVGNVSQLKTWLCKQYPEFNNLSSLAIAVNSEYADDDTLIDSQSEVALIPPVSGG, from the coding sequence ATGCAGATATTACTTTTTGGCATCACCAAAGACATTGTTGGTCAGTCGCAACTGACGTTGCCCGAAGGTGAAACTGTAGGCAACGTCAGCCAACTTAAAACTTGGCTGTGCAAACAATATCCCGAATTTAATAACTTAAGCTCGCTGGCCATCGCGGTAAACAGTGAGTATGCGGACGATGATACCCTGATCGATTCTCAAAGCGAGGTGGCGCTCATTCCGCCTGTAAGCGGTGGTTGA
- a CDS encoding ATP-binding cassette domain-containing protein — MISVDINTNLKFADATELSVQYQFQSGEISGIYGPSGAGKTTLLNIIAGLVKPEKGVIEVDGVVWLDTDKKINIPVQRRNIGFVFQDYALFPNMTVLQNLRYAAGKAADNSHIEHLLTITGLDRFKNEKPDNLSGGQKQRVALARALAGKPKLLLLDEPLSATDHLTRIELQQQILQLQQEYRFTAIMVSHDKKELSALTTNVLKIDNGKIVNIGTPSQIFGADRTYITLTAKVIGVENNVAQIEIGDQVVKIYNRSGLVVGDLINIGLDTIDALITRK, encoded by the coding sequence ATGATCAGCGTCGACATCAACACAAATTTGAAATTCGCCGATGCAACAGAACTATCTGTTCAATACCAATTTCAATCAGGGGAAATCTCAGGCATTTATGGCCCCTCCGGAGCGGGCAAAACTACTTTACTAAATATCATTGCAGGATTGGTCAAGCCGGAAAAAGGTGTGATCGAAGTGGACGGCGTTGTGTGGCTCGATACCGATAAGAAAATAAATATTCCTGTTCAGCGGCGCAACATAGGCTTTGTCTTTCAGGATTACGCTTTGTTTCCGAATATGACGGTGCTGCAAAACCTGAGATATGCGGCAGGTAAAGCGGCAGATAACAGCCATATCGAGCATTTACTAACAATTACAGGATTAGATCGTTTCAAGAACGAGAAGCCTGATAACCTTTCGGGCGGGCAAAAGCAACGCGTTGCACTGGCAAGGGCATTGGCAGGTAAACCCAAATTGCTGTTACTTGATGAACCGCTATCGGCTACAGACCATTTAACCCGGATCGAATTGCAACAACAAATCCTTCAATTGCAGCAGGAATATCGCTTCACGGCTATAATGGTGAGCCATGATAAAAAGGAGCTTTCTGCTTTGACAACAAATGTTTTGAAAATCGACAACGGAAAAATTGTAAACATCGGTACGCCATCACAGATCTTTGGCGCGGATAGGACCTATATAACATTAACGGCAAAAGTTATCGGCGTCGAAAACAATGTAGCACAAATTGAAATAGGTGATCAGGTTGTCAAAATTTATAACCGCTCCGGGCTGGTGGTAGGCGATCTTATAAATATCGGTTTAGATACCATCGACGCGCTCATCACCAGGAAGTGA
- the modB gene encoding molybdate ABC transporter permease subunit, whose product MADLQPLWLSFKLAAVTTIFLLVIGLPIAAWLSESKCRLKPLAEALISLPLVLPPSVIGFYLLIAFSPANAFGGWLVSWFNIRLLFTFSGLVVGSVLYSLPFMVHPVQSALQSLPRNLAEASYTMGRSKTETFFKILLPNVRPALITGTVLTFAHTLGEFGLVLMIGGGLPGVTKVASVAIYNEAEALNFHAAHVYSAILLVISFCILLTVYTVNKGRTNKRVVI is encoded by the coding sequence ATGGCAGACCTGCAACCACTTTGGCTAAGCTTTAAACTGGCTGCAGTAACCACCATCTTTCTGCTTGTTATTGGTTTGCCAATTGCAGCATGGCTTTCGGAAAGCAAGTGCAGGTTAAAACCGTTGGCAGAGGCGCTCATCAGTCTTCCATTGGTATTGCCGCCTTCTGTTATCGGTTTCTACTTACTTATAGCATTTAGCCCTGCAAACGCTTTCGGTGGGTGGCTTGTTTCATGGTTTAATATTCGTCTGCTGTTTACCTTTAGCGGACTGGTAGTTGGCTCTGTGTTGTATAGTTTGCCTTTTATGGTGCATCCTGTTCAATCGGCATTACAATCGTTACCGCGGAATTTAGCTGAAGCCTCGTATACCATGGGCCGCTCAAAAACCGAGACTTTCTTTAAAATTCTGCTGCCGAACGTCCGCCCCGCCTTGATTACCGGTACCGTTCTTACTTTTGCACACACTTTAGGGGAATTTGGTCTGGTTTTAATGATCGGCGGAGGTTTGCCAGGCGTAACCAAAGTAGCTTCCGTCGCGATCTATAACGAAGCGGAGGCGTTAAATTTTCACGCCGCGCACGTTTACTCCGCAATACTGTTGGTAATATCGTTCTGTATATTATTAACCGTCTATACCGTAAATAAAGGGCGGACAAACAAACGGGTAGTGATATGA
- the modA gene encoding molybdate ABC transporter substrate-binding protein produces MKKTIAFSFIFLLLGLAASAQKMRLAVAANAQYVAQQLADEFKKQTGISTELIVSSSGKLFAQIEQGAPFDVFMSADMKYPLELEAKKLLLEKPKIYAYGQLVLWVPDGKASPAALKDLLLSDYTKIAVANPQLAPYGQATVEALKKQQLLTALQSKIVYGESIAQVNQYLLTGAVQAAFTAKAIVLSPEQKGKGRWIDVDDSLYSPIAQGAVLLKSSRVNNYEDGRKFYAFLFSPSAKKILAAYGYK; encoded by the coding sequence GTGAAAAAGACAATAGCCTTTTCCTTCATTTTTTTACTACTTGGTTTAGCGGCATCGGCGCAAAAAATGCGCCTTGCAGTAGCCGCTAACGCTCAATATGTGGCACAGCAATTGGCAGATGAATTCAAAAAACAGACCGGTATTTCTACTGAACTCATTGTAAGTTCGTCCGGAAAACTTTTTGCTCAAATAGAGCAGGGCGCACCTTTTGATGTATTTATGTCTGCGGATATGAAGTACCCGCTGGAATTGGAAGCGAAGAAACTGCTATTAGAGAAACCGAAGATCTATGCGTATGGTCAATTGGTACTTTGGGTACCTGATGGTAAAGCCAGCCCGGCTGCATTGAAAGATCTTTTACTGTCAGATTATACAAAAATTGCTGTAGCTAACCCGCAGTTAGCGCCTTACGGACAGGCAACGGTAGAAGCACTTAAGAAGCAACAATTGCTCACCGCACTTCAATCGAAGATCGTTTATGGCGAAAGTATAGCCCAGGTAAATCAATATCTTCTTACCGGCGCGGTACAAGCCGCTTTTACGGCTAAAGCAATTGTACTAAGCCCCGAACAAAAAGGTAAAGGACGGTGGATAGATGTTGATGACAGCCTTTACTCTCCCATTGCTCAAGGTGCGGTTTTGCTAAAATCGTCGAGGGTAAATAATTATGAGGACGGACGAAAGTTTTATGCTTTTTTATTCAGCCCATCGGCAAAAAAGATATTAGCTGCTTACGGTTACAAATAG
- a CDS encoding molybdopterin-dependent oxidoreductase, translating into MKTRFLTAVALLCLTLCANAQTVAVSGDVTSPFKITASTFTAMKQITVDAKGHDGKDHKYSGVLLADIVNQAGALPNGKLSGKTLAKYILIKAADGYRAVIALPETNSEFNDKNIILADKEDGKLLPASNGPFQIIIPGEKKWGRWVRQVTGIEIKTAKD; encoded by the coding sequence ATGAAAACAAGGTTTTTAACCGCTGTTGCGCTGCTATGCCTAACGTTGTGTGCAAATGCGCAAACGGTGGCCGTCAGCGGAGATGTAACATCACCCTTCAAAATAACTGCATCAACGTTTACTGCGATGAAGCAAATTACCGTCGACGCAAAAGGCCACGACGGTAAAGACCACAAATACAGCGGTGTTTTGCTTGCCGATATTGTTAACCAGGCAGGTGCATTACCCAACGGAAAACTGAGCGGTAAGACATTGGCTAAATACATTTTAATAAAAGCAGCAGATGGTTATCGTGCCGTTATAGCCTTGCCGGAAACCAACAGCGAGTTTAATGACAAGAATATCATTTTAGCTGATAAAGAAGATGGTAAATTGTTACCAGCCTCTAACGGCCCGTTCCAGATTATTATCCCGGGCGAGAAAAAATGGGGCCGATGGGTAAGGCAAGTAACCGGTATTGAAATCAAAACTGCTAAAGACTAA
- a CDS encoding response regulator transcription factor, whose protein sequence is MELTNKTILVADDDEAIVDAIRGILEYSGHEVLQVYDGTSVMDAVKGRPDLIILDIAMGGHDGLTVCKQLKRQASTKNIPVLIISAGHNVHQPSLEAGADDFLAKPFEMEDLQGRVNTLLAKTSALVN, encoded by the coding sequence ATGGAACTGACAAATAAAACCATACTGGTTGCAGATGATGATGAGGCTATCGTTGATGCAATACGCGGCATACTCGAATATTCGGGCCATGAAGTTTTGCAGGTATATGACGGAACCTCTGTGATGGACGCGGTAAAAGGTCGCCCCGATCTTATCATTCTTGACATTGCCATGGGCGGCCATGACGGGCTTACTGTTTGCAAACAGCTTAAACGCCAGGCCTCAACCAAAAATATACCGGTTCTGATTATCTCTGCCGGGCACAACGTACACCAGCCATCTTTAGAAGCAGGCGCGGACGATTTTTTAGCCAAGCCATTTGAGATGGAAGACCTGCAAGGCCGCGTAAATACGTTGCTGGCTAAAACCTCTGCTTTGGTTAACTAA
- a CDS encoding carboxylesterase/lipase family protein: MRTKITYSLAAALLCAATAFAQPTVKVQNGTLEGISLPKSNITVYLGVPFAKPPLGDLRWREPQPAANWAGVRKADHFAGQAMQGRVFADMVFRSSGITEDCLYLNVWTPAKTSAAKLPVLVYFYGGGLVGGDGSEPRYDGESMATKGIVAVTVNYRLGIFGFFSHPELTKESPHHASGNYGYLDQSAAVQWVKHNIAAFGGDPDKITIAGESAGSISTAAQMASPLTRNLIAGAIGESGAPFKPTLAPMPLVDCEKLGEAFAAKEGVSTLADLRAIPADKLLADASKPGYFRMSTAIDGYFLPKSPNDIYAAGEQAHVPLLAGWNSAEVPFQALMGNDAPSPANYEKTVKGLYPNNAGEVLMLYPGKDTAQVITSATALASDRFIVYSTWKWLDESAKTGGKPVYRYLFSKMRPAMVNPGPVKPGKYPPAGASHASEIEYALGNLAGNNVYAWTADDEKASATMEEYFANFIKTGNPNGKGLPKWPAVKPGVPAQYININANTKAETETTRNRYLFLDKQYVK, from the coding sequence ATGAGAACGAAGATCACTTACAGCCTTGCGGCCGCATTATTATGTGCAGCAACAGCATTTGCACAACCCACGGTTAAAGTCCAAAATGGGACACTCGAGGGCATATCGCTGCCAAAAAGTAACATCACCGTATACCTTGGTGTGCCATTTGCAAAACCGCCTTTGGGCGACCTGCGCTGGCGCGAACCGCAACCTGCCGCTAACTGGGCGGGCGTACGCAAAGCAGACCATTTTGCAGGGCAAGCCATGCAAGGCAGGGTATTTGCCGACATGGTTTTCCGCTCATCGGGTATTACAGAAGATTGTTTGTACCTGAACGTTTGGACACCTGCCAAAACCTCAGCAGCGAAATTGCCGGTATTGGTATATTTCTACGGTGGTGGTTTAGTTGGCGGCGACGGCTCGGAGCCGCGTTATGACGGCGAGAGCATGGCCACTAAAGGAATTGTCGCTGTTACGGTAAATTACCGTTTAGGAATATTCGGCTTTTTTAGCCACCCCGAATTGACCAAAGAATCGCCGCACCATGCATCGGGCAATTATGGCTACTTGGATCAAAGTGCTGCCGTGCAATGGGTAAAGCATAACATAGCCGCCTTCGGCGGCGACCCTGATAAGATCACCATCGCGGGCGAATCGGCGGGTTCTATTTCTACTGCCGCACAAATGGCATCACCACTGACCAGGAATTTGATCGCGGGAGCGATTGGAGAGAGCGGTGCGCCCTTTAAGCCGACACTGGCACCAATGCCGCTTGTGGATTGCGAAAAACTGGGCGAGGCGTTTGCCGCAAAAGAAGGGGTAAGCACACTGGCAGACCTGCGTGCTATACCGGCCGATAAATTATTGGCCGACGCAAGTAAACCCGGCTACTTCAGGATGAGTACAGCGATAGACGGCTATTTCCTGCCGAAATCACCGAATGATATTTACGCTGCAGGCGAGCAGGCCCATGTGCCGCTTTTAGCAGGTTGGAACTCGGCCGAAGTGCCTTTCCAGGCTTTGATGGGTAATGATGCGCCATCACCTGCAAACTATGAAAAGACAGTAAAGGGCCTTTATCCAAACAATGCCGGCGAAGTTTTAATGCTTTACCCGGGTAAGGATACAGCGCAGGTAATCACATCGGCCACCGCCTTAGCCAGCGACAGGTTTATTGTTTACAGTACGTGGAAATGGCTTGACGAGTCGGCGAAAACCGGTGGAAAACCTGTTTACCGTTACCTGTTCTCTAAAATGCGCCCTGCAATGGTTAACCCCGGACCGGTGAAGCCAGGAAAATATCCGCCTGCAGGTGCTTCGCACGCGTCTGAGATCGAATATGCACTGGGTAACCTTGCAGGCAATAATGTTTACGCTTGGACTGCAGATGACGAAAAGGCATCGGCAACAATGGAAGAGTACTTTGCCAACTTCATTAAAACAGGCAACCCGAATGGAAAAGGTTTACCTAAGTGGCCGGCTGTGAAACCAGGTGTTCCTGCACAATACATCAACATAAACGCAAACACCAAAGCCGAGACAGAAACTACCCGCAACAGATATCTGTTTTTGGATAAGCAGTATGTAAAATAG